TCCTCATCGTCGACGACGTGTATACGACCGGTTCCACTCTGGAAGAATGCGCCCGCATTTTGAAAGAAGGAGAGGTGAAACGCGTCGTGTCCGTCACCTTTGCCCGTTAGCATTCCGGCACCCATCGGGCAGTCTATAAGCATCGAAAAAGACAAAACTTTCGATGTCTATCGTTAAAAGAGGTATATTCCCTCTTAACAATGGGTAACACAAGTAATGCGACCATCATTTCTATGGGAGTTTACGAGAAAAGGAGTGGAATCCATGAACAAGTCCGAGCTGATCGAACGGGTGGCCGCCGCCACCGGAAAGACCAAGAAGGAAGCCGGTATGGTGGTGGACGCCGTGCTGGAAACCATCTCTGAAGCCCTCAAGCGGGGAGAGAAGGTTTCGCTGGTCGGTTTCGGCAACTTTGAAGTGCGGGAGCGTTCGGCCCGTACCGGTCGGAATCCTCAGACCGGGGAAACGATTCAGATCGAAGCCAGCCGGGTTCCTGCCTTCAAGCCCGGCAAGCAGTTGAAGGAAGCGGTGAACTGAAAAGAGAATCGAAACGAGTTGACGAAATCACGGGTCATCCTTTCTGGGATGGCCCTTTTTGTCGGGCTGTGAAGCCCGGGTTTGAGCAAATAAATGGAAATTGACAGAGGGAGCAGGAAGATTTCCTGTGCTTCACGAATTTTTTTTCATGTGTTTTCAGCATAAACGCCCTGTTTTGTAAAAATTGAAAATTTTGGTGAAGGAGGGGATTCCCAAAAGATAGTCATTGCATGACCATAAATACACATTTATAATAATCCAACGGGAAGCGAGCTCTTTTCCTTAGAGTATTACGGATGGTTATGCGGGAAAATGTGTGAAGAAACAATGTTTCCTCCCCCAAGGGCTCCCGAGGGAGCGGTGGGAAAATATGCACAGCAAGAGGGAGGCGAAGGGTTTGAAAAAAGGGAGATGGGTCATCGCATCGGTCTTTTTGGCGGCGGTGCTGGTGCTTACCGCCTGCGGCGGCGGTCAAAAGTCCGGCAGCGAATCGGATGGAAACGTGCTCCGGGTGGGGACCGATGCCGCTTATCCCCCCTTCGAAAAGCAGGAGGGGAGCGGGGAGATCACCGGTTTTGACATCGAAGTGATTCAGGCGATCGCCGAAGCGGAAGGCCTGGAGGTCCGGGTTCAGCACACCGGTTGGGATGGACTGTTTGAGGCGGTCGACAGCGGCAAAGTGGACGCGGGAATTTCCGCCATCACCATCACGGTGGAGCGGAAGAAAAAGTACGACTTCTCCGAACCCTACTTTGAGGCGAAGCAGCTCATCCTGGTGCCCAAGGATTCCGACGTGTCCACGCTGGAGGATCTGAAGGGGAAAAAGATCGGCGTTCAGTCCGGGACCACGGGGGAAATCGTGGTGCAGAAGGCCTTCGGCAAAACCTATGAAGGGATTCGGGGTTACGACGACACTCCCGGGGCCATCGATGATCTGGTGATCGGACGGGTCGATGCGGTGGTGGCCGATAACGGCGTGGTCCTCGACTACATGAAAAAACTTCCGGAAGGGAAGTTCAAGACGATCGAAGACAACTCCTTCGAGCCCGAATCCTACGGAATCATGGTGAAGAAGGGCAACAAGGAAGTACTGGACAAGATCAACTCCGGCCTGAAAAAGATCCAGGAAGACGGAACCTTCGACAAGATCTACGAAAAGTACTTCGGCCAAGAGTCATAACGGGTGCGGAAAACCGCCGTTTCCTTCCATTTGGTTTTGGCGGATCTGAAAGGATCCGCTTTTTCTTCGCATGTAGGAAGAGGTGTTTTACATGCAGGGTATCGATTGGTCTGTCGTCATCGAGTACAAGGAGAATTTTATCCGGGGATTTTATACGACGATCGAGCTGACGGTGGTCGGGATTCTTTTCGGAATGCTCATCGGACTGATTCTCGGGCTGATGAACATTTCCCGGATCAAGGTGCTGACGATTCCGGCAAAGGCCTATGTGGATCTTTTCCGTGGAACGCCCCTGATGCTGCAGATTCTGGCGATCCATTTCGGCATCATTCCCACCGTCTGTGATGCGATGGGCGTGGATACTCCCTCTGCATTGATTTCCGGCTTTATCGCCCTTTCCCTGAACGCCGGGGCGTATATTTCCGAAATTTTCCGCGGCGGAATCCTGTCGATTCACAAGGGGCAGATGGAGGCGGCCCGTTCCCTGGGGATGACCTACTGGCAAGCGATGCGCCTGGTGATCCTTCCCCAGGCCTTCAAACGGATGCTTCCCCCCTTGGGAAACGAGTTTATCGCCCTGATGAAGGACTCATCCCTGGTGATGGTGATCGCCGTCAACGATATTACCTACGCGGCCATGACCACGGCGAAAAGCACCTGGGAGCGGTTGGCTCCCTACGCCACCGCCGCCCTCATGTATCTGGTGCTGACCTATCTCTTGTCCCGGGTGGTCTTCTACTTGGAGCGGCGTTTTGATACCGGCCGAAAGGAGGGGTGATCCCGATTGATCCGTGTTGAACATCTCTACAAGCGCTTTGGCGATCACGAGGTGCTGAAGGATATCAACGTGCACATCAAGGAAAAAGAAGTGGTCTGCGTCATCGGGCCGAGCGGATCCGGCAAGAGTACCTTTCTGCGCTGTTTGAACCTGCTGGAACCGATCACCTCGGGCCGGGTGGTGGTGGACGGCCACGATCTGACCGATCCCAAGACGGACATCAACCAGGTTCGGACCGAAATGGGGATGGTGTTTCAACAATTCAACCTGTTTCCCCACAAGCGGGTGATCGAAAACATCACCATGGCCCCCATTCGGGTGCGCAAATGGTCCAAGGAGAAGGCGGAGCAAAAGGCGATGGAACTGCTCGGTAAGGTGGGGCTTCAGGACAAGGCCCAGGCCTGGCCGGAACAGTTGTCCGGAGGGCAGCAGCAGCGGGTGGCGATCGCCCGCGCCTTGGCGATGGATCCCAAGGTGATGCTGTTCGACGAACCCACCTCTGCCCTCGATCCCGAAATGATCAAAGAGGTGCTCGCGGTGATGAAGCAGCTGGCCGCCGAGGGGATGACGATGGTGGTGGTCACCCATGAGATGGGGTTTGCCCGGGAAGTGAGCGACCGGGTGCTCTTTATGGATCAGGGGATGATCATCGAAGAAGGGACGCCGGATGAGCTGTTCAACCGGCCGAAGGAGGAGAGGACCCGCTCTTTCCTGAGCAAGGTGCTCTGACGGAATTTAACCGGAGATTCATGGCAACGTTTCCAATCTTGACTTTTCACCTTCACAGTGATATAGTTGATCCGCATGGGATGTTGATCCCCATGTGGATCAATTTTTAGA
This sequence is a window from Planifilum fimeticola. Protein-coding genes within it:
- a CDS encoding HU family DNA-binding protein translates to MNKSELIERVAAATGKTKKEAGMVVDAVLETISEALKRGEKVSLVGFGNFEVRERSARTGRNPQTGETIQIEASRVPAFKPGKQLKEAVN
- a CDS encoding basic amino acid ABC transporter substrate-binding protein; this encodes MKKGRWVIASVFLAAVLVLTACGGGQKSGSESDGNVLRVGTDAAYPPFEKQEGSGEITGFDIEVIQAIAEAEGLEVRVQHTGWDGLFEAVDSGKVDAGISAITITVERKKKYDFSEPYFEAKQLILVPKDSDVSTLEDLKGKKIGVQSGTTGEIVVQKAFGKTYEGIRGYDDTPGAIDDLVIGRVDAVVADNGVVLDYMKKLPEGKFKTIEDNSFEPESYGIMVKKGNKEVLDKINSGLKKIQEDGTFDKIYEKYFGQES
- a CDS encoding amino acid ABC transporter permease, which produces MQGIDWSVVIEYKENFIRGFYTTIELTVVGILFGMLIGLILGLMNISRIKVLTIPAKAYVDLFRGTPLMLQILAIHFGIIPTVCDAMGVDTPSALISGFIALSLNAGAYISEIFRGGILSIHKGQMEAARSLGMTYWQAMRLVILPQAFKRMLPPLGNEFIALMKDSSLVMVIAVNDITYAAMTTAKSTWERLAPYATAALMYLVLTYLLSRVVFYLERRFDTGRKEG
- a CDS encoding amino acid ABC transporter ATP-binding protein, with protein sequence MIRVEHLYKRFGDHEVLKDINVHIKEKEVVCVIGPSGSGKSTFLRCLNLLEPITSGRVVVDGHDLTDPKTDINQVRTEMGMVFQQFNLFPHKRVIENITMAPIRVRKWSKEKAEQKAMELLGKVGLQDKAQAWPEQLSGGQQQRVAIARALAMDPKVMLFDEPTSALDPEMIKEVLAVMKQLAAEGMTMVVVTHEMGFAREVSDRVLFMDQGMIIEEGTPDELFNRPKEERTRSFLSKVL